The Candidatus Flexicrinis proximus sequence CGACCGCCGCCCGTGCCTGATTGATGCCTTGTTTGCTGTGGTTGCGCCGGATCAGCATCCCGAGCCAGGCCCGGAGCTGTTGTGCCGATAAGGTGGCCTGCAAAAGCTGAACCGGCAGGTGGGTCATGCGCTCGGCCCGCTCGGCAAGGTCGATACTTGCCCGCCAGCCCGCCAGATCGACCAGCAGCGTCTCGATCCACCGGAAATAAGCGCGTTCGGTGTGGCGGCTGCTGGCGCGGCCGGGCAGTACCGCCGCCAGGTTGAACGTCAGCGGGCGCTGCTCGCGCGAGAGCGGATTGTCGTCACGCCGGACGAGGTTGCTCACCTGAAATTGCCTCCACTACGGCGGGACGTTCGCTGAATGCGCGCTCCGCAAGCCACTGTCCGTCTGACGCCAGATCAAACGCGCCGGACTACCGCGCCGCCAGCAGGTCGAGCAGGTCAATCTGCGTCAGGATACCGATTGGTCGCTTGTCATCGCCATCATTTTCGGTGACCAGCGCGATCTTGTTAGACGTGAAGACGCTCATCACACTTTCGACTGGCGTGTTGGGCAGGAGCGTAAGCACTGACGGGTCGATCACCCCGGCATCTTTGATCGGACGGCGCGCGGCATCGGAACCCGACTCGCGCAGCAGGAAACTGAGCAGGCCGACTTCATTGACCAGCCCGACCAGTTGGCCGCGCTCGCCGACTACCGGGAGTTGCGAGATGTCCGCGCTCTTGAGTTTGGCGACCACATCGCCGACCGGGTCGGTATCGAGTGCCGTCACCAGCGCCGTCTGCGGTTTGCGTGCCAGCACCGTCGCAACGGTTACGTCCGCCCAATCCGACTCCAGGAAGCGGTGCTCACGCATCCAATTGTCGTCAAAAACCTTGCTCAGATAGCGCGAGCCGCTGTCTGGCAGCAGCACCACGACCAGTTTATCGGGGCCGAGATCCCTGTCGGCGGCGTAGCGGATCGCGCCGGCCACGGCCGAACCGGAGGACATGCCGCCGAAGATCCCTTCTTCGCGGACAAGGCGGCGGGTCATCAGCATCGTTTCCTTATCGGATACCTTCACCATGTCGTCGATCACGCTGAAATCGTAGTTCGACGGGATGAAATCCTCGCCGATGCCTTCCGTTTTGTAGACATGTGCGTCGGTGAACTTCCCGGTATAGAACGCGTCGTACAGGATCGAGCCAATCGGGTCGATGCCGACCACCTGCACTTTCGGGTTGACCTGCTTCAGGTACTTACCTACGCCGCAGATCGTCCCGCCGGTGCCCATGCCGGCGACGAATACGTCGATCTGCCCCGCCGTCTGCCGCCAGATTTCAGGCCCGGTGGCATCGAAGTGCGAGAGCGGATTGATCGGGTTGTGATACTGGTTAGCCAGGATGCTGTTGGGCGTATCCGCATGGATCTGCCGGGCGACGCTGTAGTAGCTGCGCGGGTCTTCCGGCTCGACGTTTGTCGGCGTGACGACCACTCGTGCGCCATAGGCACGCAGCACGCGGATCTTCTCCTCGCTCATCTTGTCGGGCATGACAAAGACGCACTTATAGCCTTTGAGCGTGGCGGCGATGGCAAGACCGACGCCGGTATTGCCGCTGGTGGCTTCGACGACCGTGCCGCCGGGCTTGAGCAGTCCGTTGCGCTCGGCATCGTCAATGATCGTGATACCGATGCGGTCTTTTACCGAGCCGCCGGGGTTGAAGTATTCGACTTTTGCGACGATCTGGCAGCGCAGTCCGCGCGCGAGACGGTTGAGACGGACCAAGGGTGTATTGCCCAGGGTGCCGAGGATATTGTCATGGATTTGCGGCACAACGGGAAAATCGGAATGTACGGCCTCGCTTAAGGGCGCAAAGGTCATGGAAATATCTCCAACAGCTAACGGGATATCTGGCTATTGTACAACAGGTGGGAAGCCACCGCGTGTGCGTGATGCGGTTGCTGAAGACGGTCTTTCGGTTTCGCCGGTCCGATCAGCCAAGTAGCGCACAACGCAGCTAAAACGATAGGCTTCGCGCCAGCCTATCCGCCGCGTCGATCCGCTCCCCTGGCTCGAACATTAGCGTGAACCAGTGCATCGAGCCGCGCTTCGTTTCGTCCCCGACTGCATCCGTCAGGAGAATCGTCTCACCGAACGATCCGATATCCTGCATCGCCCATTCGTAGCGGTAATAGGCAAGCGCGAGCCGGTCGATTTCCGCCGCGCCGTAACCTTCCATGAACAGTGTGTCCTCGACGGTTGGGCTGTCTGGATCACCATCGAGGATGAAGACGAAGTCGCGCTCTTTCGGGGCGAGAATGGGTTGATCCCAGTCGACCACATGCAAGCGGCCGTTCGGTTCGCGCAGCAGGTTGCCTTTGTGGATGTCGGCGTGACATAACACGAAGGTCGGTCGCCTCGCTTCCAGCATCCGGCCAATTGCTTTGGCGCGCTCGTGTACACGGCTGATCACGTCTTGATTCGTCAACCAGAAGTCGGCGAACTGCCGGTCATAGGCATTGTCGAATTCGCGGTCTCCCATCAGCGCGTGGATGTGGTGGATGGCATCGCTGTATCGGGCGTTCGGCGTGAAGGTCTCGCGGGGGAGTGTATCCGCGATGTCGCCATCGATCGGCGCGGCGTGGATGCGCCGTAGGATGCCGCCAAAATCGCGCCACAGTGCCGGGGTCAGCGTCATGCTGTAGTGACCTTCGCCTTCGATGAAGGGATAGAGCAGGGCGGCGTGACGCTCAACCTCGCCCCACCGCCGTCCCGTAATTGTCGGGAGCGGCGCAACGGCTTCCGGCACACCCGCTGCGTTAAGCATCCGTGGCACGCTCACGCTCAGGGGATTGAGCGGCGCGAACCGGACCTTGAGGAAATAGGCACGCCTATCGCGGTCTGTTACGCGGTACACCGCAGCGCTGAAATCATAACCGAGCGGCAGAAACTCGATCGAGCCGGCCTCGATGCCGTAATCGCGGCGCAGGCACGCGGCGAGCGCCCCGTCTGCAATCTCTGGTCTTTCTAGCATCCGCACCCTCAAACGAACTCACGTTGCAGGCTAGTTTATCTGACGCCGAACGAAAAAGGACGGCCAGATGGCCGCCCTTTTCGTGTGTCTGATTGTCGCTGCGTCGCCTTAGTCCAGGCTCTCCGGCGTGGTCGGGCTTGGCGTGTAGGTCGACTGCGCCTTCTGCTGTTGAGCTGCGCGCAGATCGTCTTCCTTACCAAAGGTGATGGTCTCGCCGTCCTCGGTGATCGCTTCCACTGACAGGCCAAGCGACTGCAGTTCCTTGACCAGCACACGGAAGCTGGAAGGAATACCGGGGTCTTGAATCGGCTCGCCCTTCACGATGGCTTCGTAGGTGCTGATGCGGCCCTGAACATCGTCGGACTTGACGGTGAGCATTTCCTGCAGGGTATAGGCCGCGCCGTAGGCTTCCAGCGCCCACACTTCCATTTCGCCGAGACGCTGACCGCCGAACTGGGCCTTGCCGCCGAGTGGCTGCTGCGTGACCAGACTGTATGGGCCGGTCGAGCGTGCATGCACCTTGTCTTCGACCAGATGGGCCAGCTTGAGCATGTGGACGAAACCGACAGCCACCGAGTTATCGAAGGCTTCGCCTGTACGTCCATCGTACAGGGTCATCTTGCCGTAGTGCGGAACCGGCTTGCCGAGCGTGAACATCACGCTGTTGGCAATCTGGTACAGATCTTCGATACTCGCATCGTCTGGGATGCTAGACTTCGGATCGGTAGCCTTGATCCATTCCCGCAGGGAGACCATGACGGCATTGACTTCGATCTGCTGGCGGCCGGCGATTCCTGACGGCACATCCTGACCGAACAGCAGGACACCCTCTGGATCGTAACCCTTTTCACGCAGCCACTCGGCCAGAACCGCCCGCCGGCGATAGACGCGGCTTTCCAGAAGCTGCTGCGCGTCGTAGCGGGCGTCGTCCTTCAGCCATTCATAGACGTAGAGCTTACGGACTTCATCGTCGTCCTCAAGTTCTTCGTCAGCATAGTTAAACTGCTTGATCCATTCCCACGCGCGGGCGGTGATTTCGCTCCACGCGTAGTCCATCATCCATGCACGGCCAAGCTCAGCGCGGATGTCGTCTTCGGTCGCGCCGTCGAACACCGGGGTGATGGCGCGGAAGCCAAGGCGGTCTGCCGCCCAGCCCAGATGCAGTTCGAGAACCTGGCCGAGGTTCATACGGCCCGGAACACCGGTCGGATTTAGGATGATTTCGACTGGCACGCCGTCAGACAGATACGGCATATCCTCGATCGACACCACGCGGCTGATGATACCCTTGTTGCCGTGACGACCGGCCATCTTATCGCCGACCGTCAGCTTGCGGCGCTGAGCGACGGCAACGCGCACCATCTTCTCGACGCCGGCCGGCAGATCGCGGTGCTCTTCACGGTTGAATGTCTTGACATCGACCACTTTGCCGCGCTCTCCATGCGGCAGGCGCAGCGACGAGTCTTTGACCTCACGCGCTTGCTCACCGAAGATCGCCCGCAGCAGTTTTTCCTCGGGGCTGAGCTCACGCTCGCCCTTCGGCGTGATCTTGCCGACCAGGATATCGTTCGGGCCGACTTCCGCGCCGATTCGGACAATGCCGAATTCGTCGAGATCCTTGAGGGCTTCTTCGCCGACATTGGGGATGTCGTAAGTGATTTCTTCGCCGCCGAGCTTGGTCTCGCGGGCTTCCACCTCGTGCTTCTCGATGTGGATGCTCGTGAATTTGTCCCTGCGCAGGATATCTTCGCTGATCAACAGCGCGTCTTCGTAGTTACCGCCGTCCCAGCAGATGAACGCGGTCAGGACATTGTGACCGAGTGCCAGGCTGCCGCGGTAGGTGCTGCTGCTGTCCGCCAGCACGTCGCCCGCCTTGACGATGTTGCCCTTGCGGACAATCGGGCGCTGGTCGATGCAGGTCGACTGGTTGCTGCGGTTATACTTACGCAGCTTATAAGTAGAGTCTTCGCCGGCAGTGCTGCGCACGATGATGCGGTCG is a genomic window containing:
- a CDS encoding cystathionine beta-synthase, translated to MTFAPLSEAVHSDFPVVPQIHDNILGTLGNTPLVRLNRLARGLRCQIVAKVEYFNPGGSVKDRIGITIIDDAERNGLLKPGGTVVEATSGNTGVGLAIAATLKGYKCVFVMPDKMSEEKIRVLRAYGARVVVTPTNVEPEDPRSYYSVARQIHADTPNSILANQYHNPINPLSHFDATGPEIWRQTAGQIDVFVAGMGTGGTICGVGKYLKQVNPKVQVVGIDPIGSILYDAFYTGKFTDAHVYKTEGIGEDFIPSNYDFSVIDDMVKVSDKETMLMTRRLVREEGIFGGMSSGSAVAGAIRYAADRDLGPDKLVVVLLPDSGSRYLSKVFDDNWMREHRFLESDWADVTVATVLARKPQTALVTALDTDPVGDVVAKLKSADISQLPVVGERGQLVGLVNEVGLLSFLLRESGSDAARRPIKDAGVIDPSVLTLLPNTPVESVMSVFTSNKIALVTENDGDDKRPIGILTQIDLLDLLAAR
- a CDS encoding aminoglycoside phosphotransferase family protein translates to MLERPEIADGALAACLRRDYGIEAGSIEFLPLGYDFSAAVYRVTDRDRRAYFLKVRFAPLNPLSVSVPRMLNAAGVPEAVAPLPTITGRRWGEVERHAALLYPFIEGEGHYSMTLTPALWRDFGGILRRIHAAPIDGDIADTLPRETFTPNARYSDAIHHIHALMGDREFDNAYDRQFADFWLTNQDVISRVHERAKAIGRMLEARRPTFVLCHADIHKGNLLREPNGRLHVVDWDQPILAPKERDFVFILDGDPDSPTVEDTLFMEGYGAAEIDRLALAYYRYEWAMQDIGSFGETILLTDAVGDETKRGSMHWFTLMFEPGERIDAADRLARSLSF